One Phoenix dactylifera cultivar Barhee BC4 chromosome 8, palm_55x_up_171113_PBpolish2nd_filt_p, whole genome shotgun sequence genomic window carries:
- the LOC103696954 gene encoding uncharacterized protein LOC103696954: MGRLDGASFLLWLLAATCCLFLVKAGEEYVSAVGDPGMRRDGLRVALEAWNFCNEVGMEAPHMGSPRVADCFDLNESGDAAHKVSELDNKLSVGDPFPGAQPGNASNVDLYAVEKELYLGKKCEVDDQPGPWQFWMIMLKNGNLDTTAALCPKNGRPVGPFPRDPSRFPCFGDGCMNQPLVFHNYTALDGNTLRGRFFGSYELDADLAESSSYNISYYSVTWEKKVGEGGWAFHHVLQTSEKYPWLMLYLRSDATTGFSGGYHYPTRGMTKIIPESPKFKVRITLDIKKGGGPKSQFYLMDMGSCWKNNGDPCDGDVTTDVTRYSEMILNPETEAWCKPEAIHECPPYHTFPNGTRVHRTNTASFPYAAYHVYCSPGNAKHAEQPTTYCDPYSNPQPQEILQILPHPVWGAYGYPTTKGEGWVGDPRTWELDVGRMSHSLYFYQDPGTAPAKRRWPSLDVGTEIYISNDEVAEWTLSNFDIIIPKARKLVSSEM; encoded by the exons ATGGGGAGATTGGATGGGGCCTCTTTTCTTCTATGGCTGCTGGCCGCTACCTGCTGTCTTTTTCTTGTGAAAGCCGGAGAGGAATATGTATCAGCGGTgggagatccagggatgaggaGAGATGGACTGAGGGTAGCTTTGGAGGCCTGGAATTTCTGCAACGAGGTTGGAATGGAAGCTCCCCACATGGGCAGCCCCCGAGTCGCCGATTGCTTCGACCTGA ATGAAAGTGGTGATGCAGCACACAAGGTAAGCGAACTCGATAACAAGCTCAGCGTGGGGGATCCATTCCCGGGAGCGCAGCCAGGGAATGCTTCAAACGTGGATCTCTACGCCGTGGAGAAGGAGCTCTACTTGGGGAAGAAATGCGAGGTGGATGACCAGCCAGGTCCATGGCAATTCTGGATGATCATGCTCAAGAATGGCAATCTAGACACGACCGCCGCGCTTTGCCCGAAGAACGGCAGGCCGGTCGGGCCGTTTCCAAGGGACCCGAGCAGGTTCCCGTGCTTTGGGGACGGGTGCATGAACCAGCCATTGGTGTTCCACAACTATACGGCCTTGGACGGGAATACTCTGAGGGGGAGGTTCTTTGGGTCGTACGAGCTCGATGCTGATCTTGCTGAATCTAGTAGTTATAACATCTCCTACTACTCTGTGACGTGGGAGAAGAAGGTGGGAGAGGGTGGATGGGCCTTCCACCATGTACTCCAGACCTCCGAGAAGTATCCCTGGCTCATGCTCTACTTGAGATCCGATGCTACTACGGGGTTCTCTGGGGGTTATCACTATCCCACCAGGGGAATGACCAAGATC ATACCAGAGTCTCCAAAGTTCAAGGTGAGGATCACACTGGACATCAAGAAGGGTGGGGGTCCAAAGAGCCAGTTCTACTTGATGGACATGGGCAGCTGTTGGAAGAACAACGGCGACCCCTGCGACGGCGACGTGACGACGGACGTCACCCGGTACAGCGAGATGATCCTGAACCCAGAGACAGAAGCATGGTGCAAGCCGGAGGCCATCCACGAGTGCCCCCCTTACCACACCTTTCCCAACGGCACCCGAGTGCACCGGACCAACACCGCCAGCTTCCCCTACGCCGCCTACCACGTATACTGCTCGCCGGGGAATGCGAAGCACGCCGAGCAGCCCACCACCTACTGCGATCCCTACAGCAACCCCCAGCCTCAGGAGATCCTCCAGATACTGCCCCACCCGGTCTGGGGGGCCTACGGGTATCCCACCACGAAGGGGGAGGGATGGGTTGGTGATCCCAGGACCTGGGAGCTCGACGTGGGGAGGATGTCTCACTCGCTCTACTTCTACCAG GATCCAGGCACAGCTCCGGCCAAGAGACGGTGGCCATCGCTTGATGTTGGCACGGAAATCTATATTAGCAACGATGAAGTGGCTGAGTGGACGCTAAGCAACTTCGACATCATAATTCCGAAGGCTCGCAAATTAGTTTCCTCTGAGATGTAA